A genomic segment from Leptospira ryugenii encodes:
- a CDS encoding RNA polymerase sigma factor encodes MSSSQFEEILKENHDRLYLYALFLCHDKVEAEDLLQETYIKILQAEQSFQSEKGSFITWAKRILKNHFLDLERKKKLRIVDLESNMDHLTSPRHEISEFDEGHIVQLRDCIEKLEETDRSIIHMKIFKAMTLDEMAKSLGLNRRTISRRYSKILVDLRDIFLGKL; translated from the coding sequence ATGAGTTCTTCCCAATTTGAAGAGATATTAAAAGAGAACCATGATAGACTGTATCTATATGCTTTGTTCTTGTGCCATGATAAAGTAGAGGCGGAAGATCTTTTACAAGAAACGTACATAAAGATTTTGCAAGCAGAGCAAAGTTTTCAATCAGAAAAAGGCTCCTTCATCACCTGGGCAAAAAGGATTTTAAAAAATCATTTTCTCGATTTAGAAAGGAAAAAAAAGCTTAGGATTGTAGATTTAGAAAGTAATATGGACCATCTAACTTCACCCAGGCACGAAATTTCAGAATTTGACGAGGGACATATTGTACAGTTACGAGACTGCATTGAAAAATTAGAAGAAACAGATCGAAGTATCATTCATATGAAGATATTTAAGGCAATGACTTTGGATGAGATGGCAAAATCTCTCGGCTTGAATCGAAGGACCATATCGAGACGATATTCAAAAATTCTAGTAGATTTAAGAGATATATTTTTAGGCAAGTTATGA
- a CDS encoding LysR family transcriptional regulator, protein MDRVFAMRVFARVAEFQSFSAAANHFHLTKGSISSTISLLEKHLNARLFERTTRIVKLTSEGRSFYDRIKDLLDDIDEVETMFQKDTGVISGKIRVDMSNPVARDVIIPRIPDFLETYPLVQIELSSSERRVDLIREGIDCVVRGGNYKDNALAERKLGIVQFANVASPKYLKKHGIPKQIEDLKTHSLVFFNTLVGVPNPGFEYYDGKEYVEYPMNGQIQVDTADAYKAACLAGLGICQTPRIGILKELEEGSLVEILPDFPAEPMQMKIVYPQRRLLAKRVRIFIDWMELILLAHFQRASANT, encoded by the coding sequence ATGGACAGAGTCTTTGCAATGCGGGTTTTTGCGAGAGTGGCAGAGTTTCAAAGTTTCAGTGCGGCTGCCAATCATTTTCACCTAACAAAAGGTTCTATTTCATCGACTATAAGTCTTTTGGAAAAACATTTGAACGCAAGATTGTTTGAGAGAACAACGAGAATTGTTAAACTTACTTCTGAAGGTAGAAGTTTTTATGATCGAATCAAAGATTTGTTAGATGATATAGATGAAGTGGAAACAATGTTTCAGAAAGATACTGGTGTCATTTCTGGTAAAATCAGAGTTGATATGTCTAATCCAGTGGCTCGCGATGTTATCATTCCTCGCATCCCTGATTTTTTAGAAACCTATCCTTTGGTACAAATCGAACTCTCAAGCTCTGAAAGAAGGGTCGACCTCATTCGTGAAGGTATAGATTGCGTTGTGCGAGGGGGAAATTACAAAGACAATGCTTTAGCAGAAAGAAAGTTAGGAATAGTGCAGTTCGCCAATGTAGCGAGCCCCAAGTATTTGAAGAAGCATGGTATTCCAAAACAAATTGAAGATTTAAAAACACATTCTTTGGTTTTTTTTAATACTCTTGTTGGAGTCCCAAATCCTGGATTTGAATACTACGATGGTAAGGAATATGTAGAATATCCTATGAATGGTCAGATTCAGGTTGATACCGCGGATGCATACAAAGCTGCATGTCTAGCAGGACTAGGAATTTGCCAAACTCCAAGAATCGGAATTTTAAAGGAATTGGAAGAGGGAAGTTTAGTCGAAATTTTGCCAGATTTTCCTGCTGAACCTATGCAAATGAAAATTGTATACCCACAACGGAGGCTCCTTGCCAAACGAGTCCGGATCTTTATCGATTGGATGGAACTTATCCTTCTTGCACATTTTCAGAGAGCTTCTGCAAATACGTAA
- a CDS encoding SDR family oxidoreductase, with protein MDRKHILITGAGGGFGLLTVKFLLDAGHTVIASLRDTEGRNQTKANNLKEMGAKIIEMDVTDQNSVDRGVKKAIEMSDHIDVLINNAGVGVLGVQETFTDNDLQKLFDINVFGVHRTTRTILPHLRNLKTGLIINISSLLGRIAVPFYGPYNASKWALEALSENYRIESSQFGVDVCIVEPGGYPTSFIDNLMRPSDVLRISSLKELSDTAEGFLKGFEEALAHNPLQNPVDVAKAILGLVETNAGSRPFRTVVDKMGMGNPIESYNASLADITKAIFTNFGIAHLLQLKVN; from the coding sequence ATGGATCGAAAACATATACTCATTACAGGTGCTGGCGGAGGTTTCGGTTTGCTCACAGTAAAATTCTTGTTAGATGCAGGTCATACTGTGATCGCAAGCTTGAGAGATACCGAGGGCAGGAACCAGACAAAAGCAAACAATCTCAAGGAAATGGGAGCCAAAATCATAGAGATGGATGTGACGGACCAGAATAGTGTCGATCGCGGTGTAAAGAAAGCAATTGAAATGTCGGATCACATTGATGTTTTGATCAACAATGCTGGTGTAGGTGTTTTAGGAGTCCAAGAAACCTTTACGGACAATGATTTACAAAAATTATTTGATATCAATGTGTTTGGAGTACATCGTACCACAAGAACCATATTGCCTCATTTGCGGAATCTGAAAACAGGACTCATCATAAACATATCTAGCTTATTAGGGCGAATTGCAGTTCCTTTTTACGGGCCTTATAATGCTTCAAAGTGGGCACTCGAGGCTCTCTCTGAAAACTATCGTATCGAGTCTTCTCAATTTGGAGTTGATGTTTGTATCGTAGAACCAGGCGGTTACCCAACTAGCTTTATTGATAATCTAATGCGACCTTCCGATGTTCTGCGAATTTCTTCCTTGAAAGAATTGTCTGATACTGCCGAAGGATTTCTCAAAGGATTTGAAGAGGCATTGGCGCATAACCCTCTACAAAATCCAGTCGATGTCGCAAAAGCTATCTTAGGTTTGGTGGAGACAAATGCAGGCAGTCGACCATTCAGAACGGTAGTCGATAAAATGGGAATGGGAAATCCGATCGAATCCTATAATGCCTCGTTGGCCGACATCACAAAAGCTATCTTTACAAATTTTGGAATCGCACATTTGTTACAGCTTAAAGTAAATTGA
- the cobT gene encoding nicotinate-nucleotide--dimethylbenzimidazole phosphoribosyltransferase has protein sequence MMQLEKALKDKINQKTKPLGSLGRLEDLAYQIGLVQNRLDPVLRSPTILVFAGDHGIVSEGVSAFPQEVTYQMVFNFLQGGAAINVFSNQNDIALQVIDAGVNFDFPPHPKLISAKVAKGTKNFLKEKAMSTVELEKALSIGQKLCYELASTGCNVIGFGEMGIGNTSSASMLMSYITGLPLEECVGRGTGLNDAQLTKKLSVLKNAQLFHGPMSNPKEILQSFAGFEMAEMCGAMLAAYEQKMILLIDGFIASAVFLVAQSILPEIKHNAVFCHLSDEAGHQNLLRFLGVDPLLKLQMRLGEGTGCSVAYPILESAVRFLNEMASFESAQVSNKDNQ, from the coding sequence ATTATGCAACTTGAGAAAGCCCTTAAAGACAAAATCAACCAAAAGACAAAACCCTTAGGATCTCTCGGAAGACTAGAAGACCTTGCTTATCAGATTGGACTTGTCCAAAACCGCCTTGATCCTGTTTTACGAAGCCCTACTATACTCGTGTTTGCTGGAGATCACGGAATTGTTTCAGAAGGTGTAAGCGCCTTCCCTCAAGAAGTGACCTATCAAATGGTTTTTAATTTTTTACAAGGAGGTGCGGCCATCAATGTTTTCTCAAATCAAAATGATATTGCACTCCAAGTCATCGATGCTGGCGTAAATTTTGATTTTCCTCCTCATCCAAAGTTGATTTCTGCAAAAGTCGCCAAAGGAACCAAAAACTTTTTGAAAGAAAAAGCAATGAGCACGGTCGAACTCGAGAAAGCCTTATCGATAGGCCAAAAACTCTGTTATGAATTAGCATCAACCGGATGTAATGTGATTGGATTCGGAGAAATGGGAATCGGCAATACTTCTTCAGCTTCCATGTTGATGTCTTATATCACTGGCCTACCTTTAGAAGAATGTGTAGGAAGAGGGACTGGTTTGAATGATGCACAACTGACAAAAAAACTCTCGGTCTTAAAAAATGCTCAGTTGTTTCATGGACCAATGTCAAATCCAAAAGAAATACTCCAGTCTTTTGCCGGTTTTGAAATGGCAGAGATGTGCGGGGCAATGCTTGCAGCTTACGAACAAAAAATGATTCTTTTGATCGATGGTTTTATCGCATCTGCAGTTTTTTTAGTCGCTCAATCAATCCTTCCGGAAATCAAACACAATGCAGTGTTTTGCCATTTGAGCGATGAGGCCGGCCACCAAAACTTATTGCGATTTTTAGGTGTTGATCCATTACTCAAACTCCAGATGCGCTTGGGGGAAGGTACGGGATGTTCTGTCGCCTATCCAATATTAGAAAGTGCAGTTCGATTTTTAAACGAGATGGCAAGTTTTGAAAGTGCACAAGTTTCAAACAAGGACAATCAATGA
- a CDS encoding adenosylcobinamide-GDP ribazoletransferase encodes MKEQVRIFFTALMFYTRIPCPKEVDHSPEYINKATRYFPLIGWIVGSISFLAYWIISYVFGMQLAVLFSLVVGVLLTGAFHEDGFADVFDGFGGGWSKEKILEIMKDSRIGAFGAIALIFLFSLKFLALHSVLISFGKHHLLFVSLLFIAYHALARFSAICLAFTSEYARDDELSKAKPIAKSHSKAEVIGASLFGLLPIVLLSYFHWQMVFVVFPLILLVLYARSYFQKWIGGYTGDCLGALEQASECLILLTWITLAKMM; translated from the coding sequence ATGAAAGAACAAGTTAGGATTTTTTTTACAGCATTGATGTTCTATACTCGCATCCCGTGCCCCAAAGAGGTCGACCATTCTCCTGAGTACATCAACAAAGCCACTCGTTATTTTCCACTCATAGGTTGGATCGTAGGCAGTATTTCGTTTTTGGCGTATTGGATAATTTCTTATGTTTTTGGAATGCAGCTGGCTGTTTTGTTTTCTTTAGTGGTTGGAGTCCTTTTGACAGGAGCATTCCACGAAGATGGGTTTGCAGATGTATTTGATGGATTTGGTGGTGGCTGGAGCAAAGAAAAGATTTTAGAAATCATGAAGGACAGTAGGATAGGAGCATTCGGCGCGATTGCACTTATTTTTTTGTTTTCTCTCAAGTTTTTGGCACTTCACAGTGTATTGATTTCCTTTGGCAAGCACCATTTATTATTTGTAAGTCTGCTGTTTATCGCATACCATGCCTTGGCTCGTTTTTCAGCGATATGCTTAGCCTTTACATCAGAATATGCAAGAGACGATGAGCTTTCCAAAGCTAAACCTATCGCAAAGTCACATAGCAAAGCGGAGGTGATTGGAGCGAGTCTCTTTGGCCTGCTGCCAATTGTTTTGCTTTCCTATTTCCATTGGCAAATGGTCTTTGTAGTGTTCCCTCTTATCCTTCTTGTTCTTTATGCCAGGTCATACTTTCAAAAATGGATCGGCGGCTACACTGGGGATTGTCTTGGGGCTCTTGAGCAGGCCTCCGAATGTTTGATCCTTCTCACTTGGATCACCTTGGCAAAAATGATGTGA
- a CDS encoding LIC_13355 family lipoprotein — protein MFKQILILSSIMFISCDVLEEKKQDDSPLLGLLLASQTRTSSTNTTPCPVITLPSDIPIATNFVSGSSTVNGFNDSSKATNGICGGGEFSGSLDVYAMNLTGTGASAVLSWGGKSVLNGSGIDFIVYENPFKLSDTSDRYAMDPMVVEVSLDNSVYCGFPLTYDSTSSTLNKISSWGGFAGLRPVIYNMGSKTFSLEELFTSTGNGFLKGGGDGFDLDQVTASGTCTTTVRDQIKTSGFKFIKLTSASAVTNPATGNPYTYPHAFDNGGDIDGVVARNVQ, from the coding sequence ATGTTCAAACAAATTCTCATTCTAAGCAGTATCATGTTCATTTCTTGTGATGTACTGGAAGAAAAAAAACAAGACGACAGTCCCCTTCTTGGGTTACTCCTTGCCTCACAAACACGAACATCGTCAACAAATACTACTCCTTGTCCAGTAATAACTCTTCCATCAGATATACCCATTGCGACAAATTTTGTCTCCGGCAGTTCCACAGTGAATGGTTTTAACGATTCATCAAAGGCAACCAATGGAATATGTGGTGGAGGAGAATTTTCTGGCTCCCTAGATGTGTATGCCATGAATTTAACTGGGACTGGTGCAAGTGCTGTCCTCTCTTGGGGCGGTAAATCAGTGTTAAATGGTAGCGGTATAGACTTTATTGTGTATGAAAATCCATTCAAGCTTAGTGATACAAGTGATCGTTATGCGATGGATCCGATGGTGGTGGAGGTATCTTTGGATAATTCTGTCTACTGTGGTTTCCCTCTAACCTACGACTCCACTTCCTCGACTCTCAATAAGATATCTTCGTGGGGAGGCTTTGCTGGTTTGAGGCCTGTCATTTATAATATGGGAAGCAAGACTTTCTCTCTTGAGGAGCTGTTTACCTCAACCGGAAACGGTTTTCTGAAGGGAGGTGGTGACGGCTTTGATTTGGACCAAGTGACAGCAAGCGGTACTTGCACAACTACAGTGCGCGACCAGATCAAAACATCTGGTTTCAAGTTTATCAAACTTACCTCAGCCTCGGCAGTAACAAATCCGGCTACCGGCAATCCTTATACATATCCACATGCCTTCGACAACGGGGGCGACATTGATGGAGTTGTAGCGAGGAATGTGCAGTGA